Proteins found in one bacterium genomic segment:
- a CDS encoding multiheme c-type cytochrome — protein MKRSMNQSIFLPICILITLCLIPAQVHAQGAEGFIGSWECQECHEEIYAQWLRTPHARMLRNAMKDPKAVEATDFGPSIPFEKGDIYFTIGSHWIQKYMTLLGGQFYVLPKYWNIAEERWEPYSIWNWNEQPYPLYCNGCHAVGFDMETRSYQEESIGCEACHGPGEAHADSDGDPEKIVNPRNLSKNLRDMICEACHTDGKDKKTQIFPFPVGYIPGENLNDYYTEFFMPKPKSKGWYWGTMDYHERHRMFMFWANKFYATDRACEVCGFDRGITVTEARTMTRSEYCGTCHRGIYKNYNNHAFHSEGQATCDDCHIPTVIEGGQEYSIHDHRFDFSRPAPPCIECHGESMEGQEAPAEKNHDFNFSPVKVQENLTIVQACARCHTRKDDVWLNEQVTRIQNEGFEARKTVVIEEEKEERIVPLIR, from the coding sequence TTGAAGCGTTCCATGAACCAGTCCATTTTTCTGCCGATCTGCATCCTGATCACCCTTTGCCTCATTCCCGCGCAGGTTCACGCGCAGGGGGCCGAGGGTTTCATCGGTTCGTGGGAGTGCCAGGAGTGCCACGAGGAAATTTACGCCCAATGGCTCCGTACCCCCCATGCAAGGATGCTCCGCAACGCCATGAAGGACCCGAAGGCTGTCGAGGCCACCGATTTCGGGCCGAGCATACCTTTCGAGAAAGGCGATATCTATTTCACCATCGGCAGCCACTGGATCCAGAAGTACATGACCCTTCTGGGGGGGCAGTTCTACGTTCTGCCGAAGTACTGGAATATCGCCGAGGAGAGGTGGGAGCCGTATTCCATCTGGAACTGGAACGAACAGCCTTATCCCCTGTACTGCAACGGATGTCACGCGGTCGGCTTCGACATGGAAACCAGGTCCTACCAGGAGGAATCCATCGGGTGTGAGGCCTGCCACGGCCCTGGAGAGGCGCACGCCGATTCGGACGGGGACCCGGAGAAGATCGTCAATCCGAGGAACCTTTCCAAAAACTTGCGAGACATGATCTGCGAGGCTTGCCACACAGACGGCAAGGACAAAAAGACCCAGATCTTCCCATTTCCTGTTGGCTACATCCCAGGTGAGAATCTAAACGATTATTATACCGAGTTCTTCATGCCCAAACCCAAGTCAAAGGGCTGGTACTGGGGGACCATGGATTACCATGAACGCCACAGGATGTTCATGTTCTGGGCCAACAAGTTCTACGCCACCGACCGGGCCTGCGAGGTGTGCGGGTTCGACCGTGGGATCACGGTGACCGAAGCGAGAACGATGACCCGAAGTGAGTACTGCGGCACGTGCCATCGCGGTATCTATAAAAATTATAACAATCACGCTTTCCACTCCGAAGGCCAGGCTACCTGCGACGATTGCCACATACCCACCGTTATCGAAGGCGGTCAGGAGTACAGCATCCACGACCACAGGTTCGATTTCAGCCGTCCGGCCCCCCCCTGCATCGAATGCCACGGGGAGAGCATGGAAGGGCAGGAAGCGCCTGCCGAGAAGAACCACGACTTCAATTTCAGCCCTGTAAAGGTCCAGGAGAACCTCACCATCGTGCAGGCCTGTGCCCGCTGTCACACCAGGAAGGACGATGTCTGGCTTAACGAGCAGGTCACCCGAATCCAGAACGAAGGGTTCGAGGCCAGGAAAACGGTCGTCATCGAGGAAGAAAAAGAGGAGCGTATCGTCCCGCTGATACGGTAG